From a single Miscanthus floridulus cultivar M001 chromosome 8, ASM1932011v1, whole genome shotgun sequence genomic region:
- the LOC136475006 gene encoding LRR receptor-like serine/threonine-protein kinase ER2 isoform X2, whose amino-acid sequence MTLLPRPRRGSAPAMARLLRALAAVLLLAAAAVAEDGATLLEIRKSFRDGGNALRDWSGDGASPGYCSWRGVLCDNITFAVAALNLSGLNLEGEISPVIGSLQRVVSIDLKSNGLSGHIPDEIGDCSLLETLDLSSNNLEGDIPFSISKLKHLENLILKNNKLVGVIPSTLSQLPNLKILDLAQNKLSGEIPNLIYWNEVLQYLGLRSNSLEGSLSSDMCQLTGLWYFDVKNNSLTGTIPETIGNCTSFQVLDLSNNHLTGEIPFNIGFLQVATLSLQGNKFSGPIPSVIGLMQALAVLDLSFNELSGPVPSILGNLTYTEKLYLQGNRLTGLIPPELGNMSTLHYLELNDNLLTGFIPPDLGKLTELFELNLANNNLIGPIPENLSSCANLISFNAYGNKLNGTIPRSFHKLESLTYLNLSSNHLSGALPIEVARMRNLDTLDLSCNMITGSIPSAIGKLEHLLRLNLSKNNVGGYIPAEFGNLRSIMEIDLSYNHLRGLIPQEVGMLQNLILLKLESNNITGDVSSLTYCLSLNILNVSYNHLYGIVPTDNNFSRFSPDSFLGNPGLCGYWLRSSSCTQLPSAERMKRSSTSKAPKVAFIGIGVVGLVILLVILVAVCWPQNSPVLKDVSVNKPDNLAAASSNVPPKLVILHMNMALHVYDDIMRVTENLSEKYIIGYGASSTVYRCDLKNCKPIAIKKLYAHYPQSLKEFETELETVGSIKHRNLVSLQGYSLSPSGNLLFYDYLENGSLWDILHASSKKKKLDWEARLKIALGAAHGLAYLHHECSPRIIHRDVKSKNILLDKDYEAHLADFGIAKSLCVSKTHTSTYVMGTIGYIDPEYARTSRLNEKSDVYSYGIVLLELLTGKKPVDDECNLHHLILSKAAENTVMEMVDQDITDTCKDLGEVKKVFQLALLCSKRQPSDRPTMHEVARVLDSLVRPGALPKQAQPQVSEKSSTAPSYVSEYVGLRGGSALSCANSSSASDAELFMKFGEVISRSTE is encoded by the exons ATGACACTGCTGCCCCGACCCCGACGCGGCTCAGCGCCGGCCATGGCCCGCCTCCTCCGGGCCCTcgccgccgtcctcctcctcgcggccgccgccgtcgccgaggaCG GGGCAACACTGCTGGAGATCAGGAAATCTTTCCGCGACGGCGGCAACGCGCTGCGCGATTGGTCCGGCGACGGCGCATCGCCGGGCTACTGCTCGTGGCGCGGCGTGCTATGCGACAACATCACCTTCGCTGTCGCCGCGCT CAACCTCTCTGGGCTCAACCTCGAGGGTGAAATCTCACCGGTCATCGGGAGTCTGCAACGTGTTGTCTCAAT AGATTTGAAGTCGAATGGACTCTCGGGACATATCCCTGATGAGATTGGTGATTGTTCGTTGCTTGAAACTCT GGATTTGTCCTCTAACAATCTAGAAGGAGACATACCATTCTCCATATCCAAGCTGAAGCACCTTGAGAACTT GATTTTGAAGAACAACAAGCTGGTGGGGGTGATTCCATCGACACTCTCTCAGCTTCCAAATTTGAAGATATT GGACTTGGCTCAAAACAAGCTAAGTGGTGAAATTCCGAATCTAATATATTGGAATGAGGTTCTTCAATACTT GGGATTGCGAAGCAATAGTTTAGAAGGAAGCCTCTCTTCCGATATGTGCCAGTTAACTGGTCTGTGGTACTT TGATGTGAAGAACAATAGCTTGACGGGTACAATACCAGAAACCATAGGGAACTGTACGAGCTTTCAGGTCTT GGATTTGTCAAACAATCACCTTACTGGAGAAATCCCATTCAATATTGGTTTCCTGCAAGTGGCTACGTT GTCTTTGCAAGGGAACAAGTTCTCTGGCCCTATACCATCAGTGATTGGCCTTATGCAGGCACTTGCAGTGCT GGATCTGAGTTTCAATGAGCTATCTGGCCCAGTACCGTCTATACTGGGCAACTTGACATACACTGAGAAATT ATACCTGCAAGGCAACCGGCTAACTGGATTGATACCACCAGAGCTTGGTAATATGTCGACACTGCATTACCT GGAATTGAATGACAATCTGTTGACTGGGTTCATTCCTCCTGATcttggaaaactcacagaattgTTTGAATT GAACCTTGCAAACAACAACCTTATAGGACCTATCCCTGAGAATTTAAGTTCATGTGCAAATCTCATTAGTTT CAATGCTTATGGCAATAAATTGAATGGAACCATTCCACGTTCATTTCACAAGCTCGAGAGtctgacttatct GAATCTGTCATCAAATCATCTCAGTGGAGCACTTCCAATTGAGGTAGCAAGAATGAGAAATTTAGACACTCT GGACTTATCCTGTAACATGATCACTGGTTCAATTCCCTCAGCTATTGGGAAACTAGAGCATCTTTTGAGACT TAACTTAAGCAAAAATAATGTGGGTGGATACATTCCTGCTGAATTTGGGAACTTGAGGAGCATCATGGAGAT TGATTTGTCCTACAACCACCTCCGTGGCCTGATTCCTCAAGAGGTTGGGATGCTACAAAATCTGATACTGTT AAAATTAGAAAGCAATAATATTACTGGAGATGTCTCTTCACTTACTTACTGCTTGAGTCTCAATATCTT AAATGTATCATACAACCACCTTTATGGTATTGTACCTACAGACAACAACTTCTCACGATTTTCACCCGACAG CTTCTTGGGTAACCCTGGACTTTGTGGCTATTGGCTTCGCTCTTCTTCATGCACACAGTTACCCAGTGCTGAGCGAATGAAGAGAT CCTCTACCTCAAAGGCCCCAAAGGTTGCATTTATTGGTATTGGTGTCGTAGGGCTTGTTATTCTGCTGGTTATCCTAGTAGCTGTTTGCTGGCCACAGAATTCACCAGTGCTCAAAGATGTCTCTGTAAACAAACCAG ATAACCTTGCTGCAGCATCAAGCAACGTTCCTCCCAAGCTTGTGATCCTCCACATGAACATGGCCCTCCATGTATATGATGATATAATGAGGGTTACTGAAAATTTGAGCGAAAAATACATCATTGGTTACGGAGCCTCAAGTACTGTCTACAGATGTGATCTGAAGAACTGCAAGCCGATTGCGATTAAAAAGCTATATGCTCACTACCCCCAGAGCTTGAAGGAATTTGAGACTGAACTTGAGACTGTTGGAAGCATCAAACACCGGAATCTTGTAAGCCTTCAGGGGTACTCCCTGTCACCTTCTGGGAATCTTCTTTTCTATGATTACTTGGAAAATGGCAGCCTCTGGGACATTTTACATG CTTCATCGAAGAAAAAGAAACTCGATTGGGAGGCTCGTCTCAAGATTGCTCTTGGTGCTGCTCATGGGCTTGCTTATCTTCACCATGAATGCAGTCCGCGAATAATTCACAGGGATGTGAAATCAAAGAATATCCTCCTAGACAAAGATTATGAGGCTCATCTTGCTGACTTTGGTATTGCCAAGAGCTTGTGTGTATCGAAGACGCACACATCAACATACGTGATGGGCACCATTGGCTACATTGACCCTGAGTATGCACGAACATCCCGGCTCAACGAGAAATCGGATGTATACAGCTACGGCATTGTCTTGTTGGAGTTGCTTACTGGCAAAAAGCCTGTCGACGATGAGTGCAATCTTCATCACTTG ATCCTATCCAAAGCCGCAGAGAACACGGTCATGGAGATGGTCGACCAAGACATCACCGACACGTGCAAAGATCTTGGCGAGGTCAAGAAGGTGTTCCAATTGGCACTCCTTTGCAGCAAGAGGCAACCATCGGATCGGCCAACCATGCATGAGGTCGCGCGCGTCCTGGACAGCCTAGTCCGCCCAGGTGCGCTCCCAAAGCAGGCACAGCCACAGGTGTCGGAGAAGTCATCCACCGCTCCGAGCTACGTCAGCGAGTATGTCGGTCTACGAGGTGGCAGCGCCCTCTCCTGCGCCAATTCATCCAGTGCGTCCGACGCCGAGCTCTTCATGAAGTTTGGTGAGGTGATATCACGGAGCACGGAGTAG